tatTGCTGCAGCAGGTGTCCCAGTCTTTGCCTGGAAGGGAGAGACCGAGGAAGAGTATCTGTGGTGtattgagcagcagctgtttgcttTCAAGGACGGAAAGAAGCTCAACCTGATTTTGGATGACGGTGGAGACTTGACTTCTCTTGTCCACGAGAAATACCCAGAAATGTTGGAAGGCTGTTACGGTCTTTCTGAGGAGACGACCACCGGTGTTCATCACTTGTACAAGATGATGAAGGAGGGTACCTTGAAGGTTCCAGCCATTAATGTCAATGATTCCGTTACCAAATCCAAGTTCGACAACTTGTACGGTTGCAGAGAATCTCTTATTGATGGTATCAAAAGAGCTACCGACGTTATGATCGCCGGTAAggttgctgttgttgccGGTTTCGGTGACGTTGGTAAGGGTTGTGCCATGGCTTTGAGAGGTATGGGTGCTAGAGTGATCGTTACCGAGGTTGACCCAATTAATGCTTTGCAAGccgctgtttctggttACCAAGTCACCACTATGGAGGAAGCCGCCCCAATTGGTCAAATATTTGTGACTACCACTGGTTGCAGAGACATCATCACTGGTGAGCACTTCTCTGTTATGCCAGAGGACGCCATTGTTTGTAACATTGGTCATTTCGATGTGGAAATTGACGTCGCTTGGTTGAAAGCTAACGCTGTTGATACTGTCAACATCAAGCCTCAAGTCGACAGATACCTGCTCAAGTCTGGCAAGCACGTGATTTTGCTTGCTGACGGTAGATTAGTCAACTTGGGTTGCGCCACCGGTCACGCTTCGTTCGTCATGTCCTGTTCTTTCTCCAACCAAGTTCTTGCCCAAATCGCTTTGTTCAAGGCTGACGATGCTGCTTTCAGAAAGCAATTCGTTGAGTTCGAGAAGACTGGTCCGTTTGACATTGGTGTTCACACCTTGCCAAAGATCTTGGATGAGACCGTCGCTGCTTGTCACTTGGACCACTTGGGCGTCAAGCTGACCAAGCTAACCAAGGCTCAAAGCGAATACTTGGATATTCCAGCACAGGGTCCATTTAAGGCTGATCACTACAGATACTAAACGATATTAGACGATTAGCAATTTTGCATCAACTGCATTTGCGATTTAGGTTTCTCTTTTGCTTATGAGTTCCACCTCTTTTATGTTTGAATGTCATGTTTCAACATCATGTATAATACTGGTATAGATATCTTCAACGAGATTACTGTTTTTGGTTAGGTAAATTACTGAATTTTATGGCATATTTAATGTATTATTTTCTGGGGATATGCgataaaaataaaatttacATGATTGAAATTCCGTCTTATCTACTAAAACTGCGTTATGGGGCCGTTGCACAGCGGACACTTCAACAGATACGCTCATCTGAGCAACCAAAGTCCAAGGATGATGTTCGCAATGCCATGGTAAGCCAACTCTCCACTATTGGGATAATTGGGTCCAATCCAGTCATGTTTAGCAAGAATGAGGATTATATCGATAAGTTGGTGGAAATCTTCAAGAATAAGGGACCTGCAAAAGCGAGTGCAATGGTTACTGATGAGTTTGTCAATGACGAGACCGAGACGGATGAGCTTGTGACGGAAGTTGACGATAGCAGCGTTGGCAAATCTCCCTCTGCTGCATTGAAAGTCGAACCTCTAGATAGTTCGGCTACTTCTATTGACTGCCAATCTCTCCCATCTCGATGGATCACTCCAAAGGAATGCCAGTTTGAGCTTTCGCTAGACGGTTTGGAGATCTCGACCAAGAATCCCACCAAATCCGTGTCCTCCACTTCCTCAATAACGGTTAATCTTCCTCATCACGGTCGTTCCAGCATATTCTCGACAAAAGCCGATTTTAGCGTGCATGAAACGATCGGCATATACTATTATGAGGTGGAGATTCTTTTTGGCCTAAACTCGGGGTCGGAGATAACAATAGGATACATGGATGGAGATCAACCAGAGGAAATCatcagctctttgaggGGCCACGACGAGAACGCATGGGGATAC
This window of the Ogataea parapolymorpha DL-1 chromosome VII, whole genome shotgun sequence genome carries:
- a CDS encoding Adenosylhomocysteinase — protein: MSNYKVADISLAAFGRKDIELSENEMPGLMYIRRKYGPSQPLKGARIAGCLHMTIQTAVLIETLVALGAEVTWSSCNIYSTQDHAAAAIAAAGVPVFAWKGETEEEYLWCIEQQLFAFKDGKKLNLILDDGGDLTSLVHEKYPEMLEGCYGLSEETTTGVHHLYKMMKEGTLKVPAINVNDSVTKSKFDNLYGCRESLIDGIKRATDVMIAGKVAVVAGFGDVGKGCAMALRGMGARVIVTEVDPINALQAAVSGYQVTTMEEAAPIGQIFVTTTGCRDIITGEHFSVMPEDAIVCNIGHFDVEIDVAWLKANAVDTVNIKPQVDRYLLKSGKHVILLADGRLVNLGCATGHASFVMSCSFSNQVLAQIALFKADDAAFRKQFVEFEKTGPFDIGVHTLPKILDETVAACHLDHLGVKLTKLTKAQSEYLDIPAQGPFKADHYRY